The Streptomyces sp. NBC_00162 sequence TGGCCCGGAGCTGGTTCACCGACAGGGAGATGGCCCGGGCGCTGGATTTCCTGGCCGCCGAGCAGCAGCCGGACGGCGGCTGGCCGGTGCGCCGGCGGGCCTGGGCGCCGGGCAGCTCGCTGGAGCGGCGGCCGATCGCCACACTGGAGGCGCTGCTGACGCTGCGCGCGTACGGGCGCCTGCCGGCCGGGGTCAGCCGCCCAGGGCCCGTACCCCCGCGGTGACGACGACGGCGGCGGCGACCACGAGCAGGAACGGCGCGCGCAGCAGCAGGGCGAGCGCGGCGGCCGCGAGCCCGGCGGCGCGGGCATCGAGCACGAGTGCGCTGCCGGTGCTGAAGGTCTGCTGGGCGGTGAGGGCCGCGAGCAGGGCGACGGGCAGCAGGGCGGCGAGCCGGCGCACGAGCGGCCGTTCCAGGGCCCCTGCGGGGACGAGCAGCCCGGCGAGCTTGACGGCGTAGCAGCCGAGGACGGTCAGTCCGATGGCGATCCAGACGTTCACGAGCGGCGTCCCTTCATCCACAGCACGGCGGGCGCGGCCAGCGCGGCGATCAGCACGGGCACCCCGGCGGGCAGTACGGGCAGGAATCCCAGCCCGAGGACGAGCGCGAGGGCGGCGACGGCCCGCTCGGTGGCGGTCTTGAGCATCGGCGCGAGGAGGGCGAGGAACACGGCGGGCCCGGCGGCGTCCAGCCCCCAGGCGGCGGTGTCGCCGATGGCCTCGGCGCCGAGCGCCCCGAGCAGGGTGGTGAGGTTCCACAGGACGTAGAGGCTGAGCCCGGTGACGGTGAAGCCGAGCCGGGCGGACTTGCGGTCCGGCTGGGCCAGCGCGACGGCGGTGGTCTCGTCGATGACCCAGTGCGCGGCGAAGGGCCGTACGGCGCGCGGCAGCGCGAGCAGCTGCGACAGCCGCAGCCCGTAGAAGGCGTTCCGCGTCCCGAGGAAGAAGGCCCCGGCGGCGGCGGTGAACGGGTTGCCACCGGCCGCCAGCGCCCCGACCAGGGCGAACTGCGAGGCGCCGGTGAAGACGAGCAGGCTCAGCACGCAGGCCTGCAGCACGCTGACGCCGGCCCCCGCGGCGGTCACCCCGAACGCGAACCCGGACAGCCCGACGGCCACCCCCACCCCGAGTGCGTCGCGCACGACGACGGCGCGCGGCCGCCCCGGCGTCGCCGGGGTCTCCCGTGTCTCTGGCTCTGTGACCATCCGCTGCTCTCCCACGCCCCGAAACTATGCGGGGCCCGGCCGAGCCGTCTTGTACGTTCTTGCGCGCGCCTAGGCCCTGTCCGGGCGGTCTTCGCGGGCCCGCGCGGCCTGGACAGGACCTAGCTGTGTTGTCCGGGCAGGTTGGTGACGCGGCTGGCGGGTGTTTGGCCTTGGATGCCGGTGTGGGGTCGGTGGTAGTTGTACCAGTCGATCCAGTCGGTGAACGCTTCCTGGCGCTGGTGATCTGAGGTGTAGGGCCGCTGGTAGGCCCATTCCTCGAGCAGGGTGCGGTGGAAGCGTTCGACCTTGCCGTTGGTCTGCGGCCGCCAGGGCCTGGTCCAGCGGGGGCTGATGCCCAGATCACTGCAGGTCTGACGCCAGGTGTTCTTGCTGTAGGCCCAGGCGTTGTCGGTCAGGACGCGTTCGACGGTGATGCCCAGGGACGCGAACCAGGCGGTGGCCCGGGCCAGGAAGGCGGCGCAGGTGGGGGCGGTCTCGTCGGGGAGGTCTTCGGTGTAGGCGAGGCGGGTGTGGTCGTCGAGGGCGGTGTGAAGGTAGGCCCAGCCCGCGCCGGTCTTGTTGCGGCGGCCCTCGGCGCGGCCGAGGGCCTGGTGGCCGCCGCCGTCGGGGATCCGGCCGAGTTTCTTGACGTCGATGTGGACGAGTTCGCCGGGCCGCTGCCGTTCGTAGCGGCGGACGGGCTCGCCGGTGGCGCGGTCCAGGGTGGCCAGTGGCGGCAGGCCGTGGCGCATCAGGATGCGGTGGGCGGTGGAGGGCGCGATCCCGCAGCGGGCGGCCAGCCGCAGGGGGCCGATGCGGTGTTCGCGCCGCAGTCGCAGGACGTGTTCCTCGACCGTGGCCGGTGTCCGGGCGGGCTGGTGGTGGGGGCGACTGGTCCGGTCACTCATTCCGGCGACGCCCAGCGTGCGGTAGCGGCCGGCCCAGCGGGCCGCGGTGGTGTGGCTGACCTGGAAACGTTCCGCTGCCCGCCGCACGGGCCAGCCGTCGTCCACGACACAACGCGCCAGGCGCAGTCGTCCGGTCTCGGTCAGCGGGGCATTACGGTGGACCACGAGGGCCTCCTCGGATCGGTGCAGATGTCGCAATCCACACCGAACCCGGAGGCCCTCACCCATTTCAAGAACCCAGCACGCGTGTCACCAACGTCCCGGGACAACACACCTAGCGGGCGGCCCGTTCCCGCCGGTACGCGCCCGGCGGGACCCCCACGATGCGGGTGAAGTGCCGGTTCAGGTGCGGCTGGTCGGTGAAGCCGACGGCGACGGCCGCCTCCGCCGGCGGGGTGCCCGCGCCGAGCAGCCTGCGCGCCCGCCGGACCCGGGCGTCGGTC is a genomic window containing:
- a CDS encoding AzlC family ABC transporter permease; translated protein: MVTEPETRETPATPGRPRAVVVRDALGVGVAVGLSGFAFGVTAAGAGVSVLQACVLSLLVFTGASQFALVGALAAGGNPFTAAAGAFFLGTRNAFYGLRLSQLLALPRAVRPFAAHWVIDETTAVALAQPDRKSARLGFTVTGLSLYVLWNLTTLLGALGAEAIGDTAAWGLDAAGPAVFLALLAPMLKTATERAVAALALVLGLGFLPVLPAGVPVLIAALAAPAVLWMKGRRS
- a CDS encoding AzlD domain-containing protein, producing MNVWIAIGLTVLGCYAVKLAGLLVPAGALERPLVRRLAALLPVALLAALTAQQTFSTGSALVLDARAAGLAAAALALLLRAPFLLVVAAAVVVTAGVRALGG
- a CDS encoding IS481 family transposase, whose translation is MVHRNAPLTETGRLRLARCVVDDGWPVRRAAERFQVSHTTAARWAGRYRTLGVAGMSDRTSRPHHQPARTPATVEEHVLRLRREHRIGPLRLAARCGIAPSTAHRILMRHGLPPLATLDRATGEPVRRYERQRPGELVHIDVKKLGRIPDGGGHQALGRAEGRRNKTGAGWAYLHTALDDHTRLAYTEDLPDETAPTCAAFLARATAWFASLGITVERVLTDNAWAYSKNTWRQTCSDLGISPRWTRPWRPQTNGKVERFHRTLLEEWAYQRPYTSDHQRQEAFTDWIDWYNYHRPHTGIQGQTPASRVTNLPGQHS